One genomic region from Geotrypetes seraphini chromosome 13, aGeoSer1.1, whole genome shotgun sequence encodes:
- the CSF1 gene encoding macrophage colony-stimulating factor 1, producing the protein MELSSSSTFQFIFSLVLATRLQATENIPCSILKIDSHLQFLDRLIDSQLQSSCTIIFDFVDPAQLTDEFCYVLLATEFLDDFFETHMKFKPGSLNYKDTDEMKSMLHKLQEEECIPTLKTGCCKKCAKTYTVSPQEMLEMVKAVIEKSPEYLQNITDQRVNSCMEQIEQCGSLQLPELTGPAQCDCSCPTQQNLLTTSSNWEHLPNSTTASSAAPTIMPASQGNKETSIPPNDFSDTMHTPVAISGTDFRASSSDQGSSKTPGESVNPSFILSPVTVESVPHRQKANTFSTEPPSAQFTLVIENQTTGHNNIWNTSSKNLISDGESVGITAMVPSVGIDSSQSHSSQPVFGSASQSAIVHRTSGKGSGDKVTAQKSLLSSVLQNNGPAVAPSRGTAFTASKKNEDPAKESRSPTVLTGLDQLIAKAMLPTKRHSSEFRSKGRGESAQSINEREENLAGPRSELYSFSVTDAGEERVQERLQPESQSSIVFSSVLPILAGLLLTLCGLLYYRHKSKLLQRMSTATLPEERPLNEVRMELQVQEIV; encoded by the exons ATGGAGCTCAGCTCCTCCAGCACCTTCCAGTTCATCTTTTCACTTGTACTGGCCACTCGCCTGCAGGCCACCGAAAACATTCCCTGCAGCATTCTCAAGATTGACTCCCACCTTCAGTTTCTGGACAGACTG ATTGACAGTCAGTTGCAGAGCTCCTGCACCATCATTTTCGACTTTGTGGACCCAGCACAACTG ACAGATGAGTTCTGCTATGTCCTTCTAGCAACTGAGTTCCTAGACGACTTCTTTGAAACACACATGAAATTCAAGCCAGGTTCTCTGAACTATAAAGATACAGACGAAATGAAAAGTATGCTCCATAAGCTCCAGGAAGAAGAGTGTATCCCCACACTGAAGACAGGATGCTGCAAG AAATGTGCAAAGACATACACAGTGTCTCCACAAGAAATGCTAGAAATGGTGAAAGCTGTGATTGAGAAGAGTCCGGAGTACCTGCAGAACATCACTGACCAGAGGGTAAACAGTTGTATGGAGCAGATTGAGCAGTGCGGAAGTTTGCAGCTGCCTGAACTCACAG GTCCTGCTCAGTGTGACTGCAGCTGCCCTACCCAACAAAATCTCCTCACAACCTCCTCTAACTGGGAGCACCTTCCTAATAGCACCACTGCCTCCTCCGCAGCCCCCACAATCATGCCAGCAAGCCAGGGCAACAAAGAGACCTCCATTCCTCCAAACGATTTTTCAGATACTATGCACACCCCTGTTGCAATCAGTGGCACTGACTTTAGAGCCTCCAGCTCTGATCAAGGTAGTTCCAAGACTCCCGGGGAATCAGTAAACCCCAGTTTTATCCTCTCTCCAGTGACAGTAGAGTCTGTACCACATAGACAGAAAGCTAATACCTTCAGCACAGAACCCCCCTCTGCGCAGTTCACACTGGTCATAGAGAATCAAACTACCGGACATAATAATATTTGGAATACTAGCAGTAAGAATTTAATAAGCGACGGTGAGTCTGTGGGAATTACGGCAATGGTCCCGAGCGTGGGAATAGACAGCAGCCAGTCTCACTCTTCCCAGCCAGTGTTTGGTTCAGCTTCGCAGTCAGCGATTGTACACAGAACAAGTGGAAAAGGATCAGGCGACAAGGTTACTGCTCAGAAATCCTTGCTCTCAAGTGTGCTTCAGAACAATGGACCAGCAGTGGCCCCCAGCAGGGGTACAGCATTTACAGCCTCTAAAAAGAATGAGGATCCAGCAAAAGAGTCCAGGTCTCCCACAGTCCTCACAGGTCTAGATCAGCTGATTGCTAAGGCCATGCTCCCAACCAAACGACACAGCAGTGAGTTTCGAAGTAAAGGCAGAGGAGAGAGCGCCCAAAGCATCAACGAGAGAGAGGAGAACTTAGCAGGTCCCCGATCTGAACTGTACTCCTTCTCTGTAACTGATGCAGGAGAAGAAAGAGTCCAGGAAAGGCTGCAGCCAGAGAGCCAGAGCAGCATCGTCTTCTCCTCGGTATTGCCCATTCTTGCTGGACTGCTGCTGACCCTGTGCGGACTGCTCTACTACAGACACAAGAGCAAG tTGCTGCAGAGAATGTCGACAGCCACACTGCCTGAGGAAAG GCCATTGAATGAAGTGCGGATGGAGCTACAGGTGCAGGAAATTGTGTGA